The following are from one region of the Rattus rattus isolate New Zealand chromosome 13, Rrattus_CSIRO_v1, whole genome shotgun sequence genome:
- the Fcho1 gene encoding F-BAR domain only protein 1, which translates to MSYFGEHFWGDKNHGFEVLYHCVKQGPVATKELADFIRERASIEETYSKAMAKLSKLASNGTPMGTFAPLWEVFRVSSDKLALCHLELTRKLHDLLKDVLRYGEEQLKTHKKCKEEVQGTVDAVQMLAGVGQLLPKSRENYLSRCMDLERLRRENTSQKEMDKAETKSKKAADSLRRSVDKYNSARADFEIKMLDSALRFQAMEEAHLQHMKTLLGSYAHSVEDTHVQIGQVHEEFKQNVENVTVDMLLRKFAESKGTGREKPGPLDFDAYSSAALQEAMKRLRGAKAFRLPGLSRREPRASVDFPESGSGVPPEVDEEGFTVRPDTSQNNEAEPPRFSSSDSDFDDEEPRKFYVRIKPAPARTMACSSEAAAAQLRATAGSLILPPGPGGTMKRLSSRDTSGKPQRPRSAPRSSCTEKPLASEEPLSKSLFGPPLESAFDHEDFTGSSSLGFTSSPSPFSSSSPENVEDSGLDSPSLAAPGPSPESWVPRPGTPQSPPTCRAQHQEARDPMPRVPSPGPWGPEAGAGADSLTLADPTREGLAATLRRPRSRKVSCPLTRSSGDLCRSLSPSPLGSSAPTIPPDRPSFSAQMGHGVSRGPSPVVLGSQDTLPVATAFTEYVYAFFRGHNPSCLARVTGELTMTFPAGIVRVFSGTPPPPVLSFRLVHTSPIEHLQPNADLIFSDPSQSDPETKDFWLNMAALTEALQHQAEQNPTASYYNLVLLRYQFSRPGPKSMPLQMSAHWQCGPTLTRVSVEYSYRAGATAVSTPLTNVQILLPVGEPVTSVRLQPAATWNTEEKRFTWKLPDVREAGGSGHLSASWQPQSGPSTPSPVTAQFTSEGATLSGLDLELLGGGYRMSLVKRRFTGMYLTSC; encoded by the exons GGCGACAAAAACCATGGCTTTGAGGTCCTCTACCATTGTGTGAAGCAGGGACCCGTGGCCACCAAGGAGCTGGCTGACTTCATTAGGGAAAG GGCCAGCATCGAGGAGACATACTCGAAGGCCATGGCCAAACTGTCCAAGCTAGCCAGCAACGGGACCCCCATGGG GACCTTCGCCCCGCTCTGGGAGGTCTTCCGTGTGTCCTCGGATAAACTGGCACTGTGCCACCTGGAGCTGACTAGGAAGCTCCACGATCTCCTCAAGGATGTGCTGCGCTATGGCGAGGAACAGCTCAAGACCCACAAGAAG tgCAAGGAGGAAGTTCAGGGCACTGTGGATGCGGTACAGATGTTGGCAGGTGTGGGGCAGCTCCTGCCAAAGTCTCGCGAGAATTACCTGAGCCGCTGCATGGACCTGGAGAGGTTGCGTAGAGAGAACACCAGCCAGAAGGAGATGGACAAG GCAGAAACCAAAAGCAAGAAGGCAGCCGACAGCCTGCGGCGCTCTGTGGATAAGTACAACTCAGCCCGAGCCGACTTTGAGATCAAGATGCTTGATTCAGCCCTG CGGTTTCAGGCCATGGAGGAGGCGCACCTGCAGCACATGAAGACTTTGCTGGGCTCCTATGCTCACTCTGTGGAGGACACCCACGTGCAGATTGGGCAG GTGCATGAGGAATTTAAGCAGAATGTGGAAAATGTGACGGTGGACATGCTCCTCAGGAAATTTGCAGAGAGCAAGGGCACCGGGCGCGAGAAGCCTG GGCCTCTGGACTTTGATGCATACAGCTCAGCTGCCCTGCAGGAAG CAATGAAACGTCTCCGTGGAGCCAAGGCTTTCCGCCTTCCGGGACTGAGCCGTCGGGAGCCACGTGCATCTGT TGACTTCCCAGAGTCTGGCTCAGGG GTGCCTCCAGAGGTTGATGAGGAAGGCTTCACTGTGCGCCCCGATACATCTCAGAACA ATGAGGCTGAGCCCCCACGCTTCTCCTCTAGTGACTCTGATTTTGATGATGAGGAGCCTAGAAAGTTCTATGTTCGCATCAAGCCCGCCCCCGCCCGCACCATGGCCTGCAGCTCTGAAGCTGCAGCCGCCCAGCTCAGGGCCACAGCCGGCAGCCTCATCCTCCCACCAGGcccaggg GGCACCATGAAACGTCTCTCATCGC GGGACACTTCTGGGAAGCCACAGAGACCTCGGTCGGCCCCACGCAGCAG CTGCACAGAGAAGCCGCTGGCCTCGGAGGAGCCACTGTCCAAGAGCCTCTTTGGGCCGCCGCTGGAGTCTGCCTTCGACCACGAGGACTTCACAG GCTCCAGCAGCCTGGGCTTCACATCCAGCCCATCTCCTTTCTCATCCTCATCTCCGGAGAATGTGGAAGACTCGGGCCTGGACTCTCCATCTCTTGCTGCACCCGGTCCATCACCTGAGTCCTGGGTCCCCCGGCCAGGCACCCCGCAGAGCCCACCCACCTGCAGGGCACAGCACCAGGAGGCCAGGGACCCAATGCCTCGTGTGCCCTCGCCAGGTCCCTGGGGGCCTGAGGCAGGTGCAGGCGCAG ACTCACTGACGCTGGCTGACCCTACCAGGGAGGGCCTGGCTGCCACGCTGAGGAGACCACGGTCCAGGAAAGTGTCCTGCCCGCTCACCAGGAGCAGTGGTGacctg TGCCGGTCGCTCAGCCCATCCCCACTGGGATCCTCTGCCCCCACCATACCCCCTGACCGGCCCAGCTTCTCCGCCCAGATGGGACACG GTGTCTCCCGTGGCCCCAGCCCAGTGGTCCTGGGATCCCAGGACACCTTGCCTGTGGCCACAGCCTTCACTGAGTATGTCTATGCCTTTTTCCGTGGCCACAACCCCAG TTGCCTGGCTCGAGTCACCGGGGAGTTGACCATGACCTTCCCTGCGGGCATTGTACGTGTGTTCAGTGggaccccaccaccacctgtcCTCAGCTTCCGGCTGGTGCACACGTCCCCCATAGAACACTTACAGCCCAACGCTGACCTGATCTTCAG CGACCCCTCCCAGAGTGACCCGGAGACCAAAGATTTCTGGCTGAACATGGCGGCATTGACGGAGGCCCTGCAGCACCAGGCTGAGCAGAACCCCACCGCCTCCTACTACAACCTGGTGCTGTTGCGGTACCAG TTCTCCCGCCCTGGACCCAAGTCAATGCCCCTGCAAATGAGCGCCCACTGGCAGTGCGGGCCCACACTCACGCGGGTTTCGGTGGAGTATAGCTACCGTGCGGGTGCCACTGCTGTGTCCACGCCACTCACTAACGTCCAGATCCTGCTGCCCGTGGGGGAGCCGGTCACCAGTGTGCGGCTGCAGCCTGCGGCCACCTG gaacacagaggaaaagaggtTCACATGGAAGCTTCCAGATGTGCGTGAGGCAGGGG GCTCGGGCCACCTATCCGCCAGCTGGCAGCCGCAGTCGGGGCCCAGCACCCCAAGCCCCGTGACCGCACAATTCACCAGTGAGGGCGCCACGCTATCCGGCCTGGACCTGGAGCTGCTGGGTGGCGGCTACCGCATGTCCCTGGTGAAGCGGAGATTCACAG GGATGTACCTCACCAGCTGCTGA
- the Insl3 gene encoding insulin-like 3: MRALLLLLLLAPGSALRSPQPPEARAKLCGHHLVRALVRVCGGPRWSPEATQPVDTRDRELLQWLEQRHLLHALVADADPALDPDPALDPQLPHQASQRQRRSVATNAVHRCCLTGCTQQDLLGLCPH, from the exons ATGCGCgcactgctgctactgctgctcctGGCTCCAGGGTCTGCGCTGCGCTCCCCGCAGCCCCCGGAGGCGCGCGCCAAGCTCTGTGGTCACCACCTGGTGCGTGCGCTGGTGCGGGTGTGCGGTGGCCCGCGTTGGTCACCCGAGGCCACGCAGCCTGTGGACACCCGCGACC GGGAGCTGCTGCAGTGGCTGGAGCAACGACATCTCCTGCACGCGCTCGTGGCCGATGCGGACCCCGCGCTAGACCCGGATCCCGCGCTGGACCCGCAGCTTCCTCACCAGGCTTCTCAGCGCCAGCGCCGCAGTGTGGCCACCAACGCTGTGCACCGCTGCTGTCTCACTGGCTGCACCCAGCAAGACCTTTTGGGTCTGTGTCCCCACTGA
- the B3gnt3 gene encoding N-acetyllactosaminide beta-1,3-N-acetylglucosaminyltransferase 3, whose protein sequence is MRLPRLHPVVSLLLALAALLLLLTCQSPPSCPAPESPTEPKDDPAWAPDLSRAHPAPCRANLSVSAHPAFARLPSHVRDFLLYRHCRDFAVLREPKATKCAQPVFLLLAIKSSPANYGRRQVLRTTWARERRVRGVSLRRLFLVGSDRDPQQARKFNRLLELEAKAYGDILQWDFHDSFFNLTLKQVLFLEWQRTHCTNASFVLNGDDDVFAHTDNMVTYLQGRDPDQHLFVGHLIQNVGPIRVPWSKYFIPTLVTAEDKYPPYCGGGGFLLSRFTMAALHRAARVLPIFPIDDVFLGMCLQQQGLAPRAHSGVRTAGVLPPSPRVSSFDPCFYRDLLLVHRFLPFEMLLMWDALSRPQLACGRQSPAY, encoded by the exons ATGCGGCTGCCGCGGCTGCACCCGGTCGTGAGCCTCCTCCTGGCCTTGGCCGCCTTGCTGCTGCTCCTGACCTGCCAGTCACCACCCAGCTGCCCCGCCCCCGAGAGTCCCACAGAGCCTAAGGATGACCCCGCGTGGGCCCCGGACCTCTCCCGCGCGCACCCCGCCCCGTGCCGAGCCAATCTGTCCGTGTCCGCACACCCCGCCTTCGCGCGGTTGCCCTCGCACGTGCGCGACTTCCTGCTCTACCGCCACTGCCGCGACTTCGCGGTGCTTCGGGAGCCGAAGGCGACCAAGTGCGCGCAGCCCGTGTTCCTGCTGCTTGCTATCAAGTCCTCTCCCGCGAACTACGGGCGCCGCCAGGTGCTGCGCACGACGTGGGCGCGTGAGAGACGAGTACGCGGGGTGTCGCTGCGCCGCCTCTTCCTCGTGGGCTCAGACCGTGACCCCCAGCAGGCGCGCAAATTCAACCGGCTGCTAGAGCTGGAGGCAAAGGCATACGGCGACATTCTCCAGTGGGATTTCCACGACTCCTTCTTTAACCTGACACTTAAGCAG GTCCTTTTCCTGGAATGGCAGCGAACCCACTGTACCAACGCCAGTTTCGTGCTCAACGGAGACGACGACGTGTTCGCCCATACGGACAACATGGTCACCTACCTGCAGGGCCGCGACCCGGACCAACACCTCTTCGTGGGGCACCTGATCCAGAACGTGGGTCCCATTCGAGTGCCCTGGAGCAAGTACTTCATCCCCACTCTGGTGACAGCCGAGGACAAGTACCCGCCCtactgcggcggcggcggcttcCTGCTGTCACGCTTTACCATGGCCGCGCTACATCGCGCAGCGCGcgtcctccccatcttccccatcGACGACGTGTTCCTGGGCATGTGTCTGCAGCAGCAGGGGTTGGCGCCCAGGGCGCATAGCGGAGTGCGCACGGCGGGTGTGCTCCCCCCTAGCCCGCGTGTGTCATCCTTCGACCCCTGCTTCTACCGCGACCTGCTCCTCGTGCACCGCTTCCTGCCCTTCGAGATGCTGCTGATGTGGGATGCGCTGAGCCGGCCTCAGCTCGCCTGCGGCAGGCAGAGCCCCGCCTACTGA